A genomic segment from Triticum dicoccoides isolate Atlit2015 ecotype Zavitan chromosome 1A, WEW_v2.0, whole genome shotgun sequence encodes:
- the LOC119294973 gene encoding uncharacterized protein LOC119294973, producing MVKEKGNEKGKGAGKENGKPKGAGKENGKAKAKEKSLNYLIRQDSALPPLVPRKKSKPKVQIKKAKDFPNAPMGELIYDYRSSLKPVMVEALVCGASYIKGAHVDLNLVPRDENEEDDVETIKLPIVEEINDW from the exons ATGGTGAAGGAGAAGGGGAATGAGAAGGGAAAGGGTGCTGGTAAGGAGAATGGGAAGCCGAAGGGTGCTGGTAAGGAGAATGGGAAGGCAAAGGCAAAGGAAAAGAGCTTGAATTACCTAATTAGGCAAGATTCGGCGCTGCCTCCTCTAGTTCCGAGGAAGAAGAGCAAACCTAAGGTGCAGATTAAGAAGGCGAAAGACTTTCCCAATGCCCCAATGGGAGAGTTAATTT ATGACTACAGGAGTTCGTTAAAACCGGTTATGGTGGAGGCATTAGTTTGTGGTGCAAGTTATATAAAGGGTGCTCACGTTGACTTGAATCTGGTG CCGAGGGATGAGAATGAAGAGGATGATGTTGAAACCATCAAGTTACCCATCGTGGAGGAGATCAACGATTGGTAA